Within Myxococcales bacterium, the genomic segment CCTTCCGGCCTCGACTTTCGCTGGCGGATACGATTTGCTGTTTTACTTTCTGTTTTGGCTGAGTGCGGTCTTTTTCGTAGGTGTGTGTGCTGCAGCGCTCTACTTCGTCGTGCGCTACCGCCGCCGCGTAGATACCGAGCGTCCCGGACCCACTGCGGAAAACAAGATTCTCGAATACGCGTGGACGTTTTTGCCGATCATTCCGCTTGCCATGCTCTTTCATTTTGGATTCAAGGGCTACATCGACGGTGTCGTGGCGCCGGGCGATGCGATCGACATTCGGGTCAAAGCGCGGCAGTGGTCCTGGGAGTTCGTGTATCCGGATGGCACCTCTTCGCCGGGCGTATTGGCGGTTCCGGTGCACCGTCCCGTGCGGCTCATTATGTCTTCCGAGGACGTGATCCACAGTTTTTTCGTACCGGAATTCCGAGTTAAGCGCGATGTGGTGCCGGGCATGTATTCCACACTGTGGTTCGAGGCGACCCGCACCGGAGAATTCACTGCATTTTGCGCAGAGTACTGTGGCGCGCCACCCAATCAAACTCAAAGCGGCCATTTTGGGATGTTGGCGAAGGTCAAGGTGTTGAGCGAGCCTG encodes:
- the coxB gene encoding cytochrome c oxidase subunit II, with amino-acid sequence MTTPSPDILNQLPLPASTFAGGYDLLFYFLFWLSAVFFVGVCAAALYFVVRYRRRVDTERPGPTAENKILEYAWTFLPIIPLAMLFHFGFKGYIDGVVAPGDAIDIRVKARQWSWEFVYPDGTSSPGVLAVPVHRPVRLIMSSEDVIHSFFVPEFRVKRDVVPGMYSTLWFEATRTGEFTAFCAEYCGAPPNQTQSGHFGMLAKVKVLSEPAYAQWLKELGGPPAGKTPEQWGEMLYTQYACITCHSNKPGVQLVGPNFVGLWSKTETLESGDTVVVDENYIRESILDPNKKRVKGFTGIVMPPFVLDDARVDAIIAYIKSLK